The proteins below are encoded in one region of Chloroflexota bacterium:
- a CDS encoding alpha/beta fold hydrolase produces the protein MQSPSFPTSFSLEPFRPARGFANNHVQTVAAAVLKPTGGLQFRRVRIDTPDGGFIDLDFPQVAGCDLDQDSPLILLIHGLEGSARRPYACETYRQLAQRGMRAVGMNFRSCGGEMNRTARFYHGGATDDVALVHDWLDRQFPGASGGAVGVSLGGNVLLKYLGELGASRVDRWSAAAVISPPFDLALGAALDDGKTGRLYTFSFLRSLKAKAKASAALIDGIVDMEKALQAQTIWDFDEAFTAPLHGFRSAHEYYTRCSSVHFLEAIRLPTLVVRSLDDPVIPRADIPHRKLEDNPFLLPAITDFGGHCGWMERERIGRFRFWAERQVAAFFASHLM, from the coding sequence TTGCAATCCCCATCATTCCCGACATCTTTCTCCCTGGAACCATTTCGACCTGCCCGCGGGTTTGCCAACAACCATGTGCAAACGGTTGCGGCGGCTGTTCTAAAACCGACCGGCGGCCTGCAATTTCGTCGGGTCCGTATTGATACTCCTGACGGGGGATTCATTGATCTGGATTTCCCCCAGGTGGCCGGTTGCGACCTGGACCAGGACTCTCCGCTGATCCTGCTCATCCACGGCCTGGAAGGTTCCGCCCGCAGGCCCTACGCCTGTGAGACCTACCGCCAACTGGCTCAACGAGGTATGCGCGCGGTTGGCATGAACTTCCGATCCTGCGGCGGAGAGATGAATCGCACGGCACGATTCTATCACGGGGGCGCTACCGACGATGTCGCACTGGTCCACGACTGGCTCGACCGTCAGTTTCCCGGTGCAAGCGGGGGTGCCGTCGGGGTTTCCCTGGGAGGAAACGTGTTGCTCAAGTACCTGGGGGAACTGGGTGCCAGCCGGGTTGACCGCTGGTCGGCGGCTGCCGTGATATCACCTCCTTTCGATCTCGCCCTGGGCGCAGCACTGGATGACGGGAAAACAGGTCGACTCTACACCTTCAGTTTCCTGCGCAGCCTGAAGGCCAAGGCGAAAGCCAGTGCCGCCCTTATCGATGGCATCGTCGATATGGAAAAGGCCCTGCAGGCTCAGACTATCTGGGACTTCGATGAGGCCTTCACCGCACCATTGCATGGATTTCGCAGCGCCCATGAGTATTACACGCGGTGCAGCTCGGTCCATTTTCTGGAAGCCATCCGTCTGCCAACCCTGGTAGTGCGGTCCCTGGACGATCCAGTCATCCCCCGGGCCGATATTCCCCACCGGAAACTGGAAGATAATCCCTTTCTTTTGCCCGCGATAACTGACTTTGGCGGCCATTGTGGTTGGATGGAGCGGGAGAGGATCGGCCGGTTTCGCTTCTGGGCAGAACGCCAGGTTGCCGCTTTTTTCGCCAGCCACCTGATGTGA
- the lexA gene encoding transcriptional repressor LexA, translated as MNLSERQARMIEFIRQFLAENQYPPTIREIGHNVGISSTSVVNYNLNKLVDAGLIERNKEVSRGIRLVDLGGSGFRGIPILGPIAAGQPIAVFPDSQDTADRVDLATDVVGRTEDVYALRVQGDSMIDALVDTGDLVILSYQKTAENGQMVAAWLKDREETTLKYFYQDGAMVRLEPANVNYDPIIVPADQVEIQGKVIAIIRQLG; from the coding sequence GTGAATCTATCAGAGCGCCAGGCCAGGATGATCGAATTCATCCGGCAGTTTTTGGCAGAGAACCAATATCCCCCCACCATTCGAGAGATCGGCCATAATGTAGGCATCAGCTCGACGTCGGTCGTCAACTACAACCTGAATAAGCTGGTTGATGCCGGTCTCATCGAGCGCAACAAGGAAGTCTCCCGGGGTATTCGCCTGGTAGACCTGGGAGGCAGCGGTTTTCGGGGCATTCCCATCCTGGGCCCCATCGCCGCCGGCCAGCCGATTGCCGTTTTCCCGGACAGCCAGGACACGGCTGATAGAGTCGACCTGGCCACCGACGTGGTCGGCCGGACGGAAGATGTTTATGCCTTGCGGGTACAGGGAGACTCCATGATCGATGCCCTGGTTGACACCGGTGACCTGGTAATTCTCAGCTATCAAAAGACGGCTGAAAATGGCCAGATGGTAGCGGCCTGGCTCAAGGATCGCGAGGAAACCACGCTCAAGTATTTCTACCAGGATGGCGCCATGGTCCGGCTTGAGCCTGCCAATGTCAACTACGACCCGATCATCGTGCCTGCCGACCAGGTGGAGATTCAGGGCAAGGTCATCGCAATCATACGCCAGTTGGGCTGA
- a CDS encoding peptidoglycan bridge formation glycyltransferase FemA/FemB family protein, whose amino-acid sequence MHGIMAALEILSTQTDAAEIQRWDDFVAKHPDGHLLQTSRWAALKERFGWQSERVALARKGELIAGAQVLLRKMPWGQSLAYVPKGPIVDWHDVSQVRPLLTAVQEVIRPHSAFLLKIEPDIADGPVTDLLLGSYGFRRGHPVQPRSTIQIDLSEGQDAVLANMKQKWRYNVRLAGRKGVVVRSMTREDFPRFHAMNEETSLRDSFPVHHPTYYETAFELFEPVGQSNWLLAEFEGQPLAAIVLFALGGKSWYMWGASSNRERKRMPNHALQWAGMQWAAGKDCSIYDFWGIPDEIGVDPEQWSTNYVNQQGDLWGVYRFKQGFGGQIVRMTGAWDLTLSSAGYRLYRLGRRIRN is encoded by the coding sequence ATGCACGGCATCATGGCTGCCCTGGAAATCCTCTCTACGCAGACCGATGCTGCTGAAATCCAGCGTTGGGATGACTTCGTCGCGAAGCATCCTGATGGCCACCTGTTGCAGACCAGCCGGTGGGCTGCGCTCAAGGAACGATTTGGATGGCAGTCGGAACGGGTGGCGCTTGCCCGCAAGGGAGAACTAATCGCCGGTGCCCAGGTGCTGTTGCGCAAGATGCCGTGGGGCCAGTCCCTTGCCTATGTTCCGAAGGGGCCGATCGTCGACTGGCATGACGTCAGCCAGGTTCGGCCGCTGCTGACGGCTGTGCAGGAGGTGATTCGCCCACACAGCGCGTTCCTGCTGAAGATTGAGCCCGATATCGCCGATGGGCCAGTGACAGATCTATTGCTGGGGAGTTATGGCTTCCGGCGCGGACATCCGGTGCAGCCTCGAAGCACCATTCAGATCGATCTGTCTGAAGGCCAGGACGCTGTGCTGGCCAATATGAAACAAAAGTGGCGCTACAACGTGCGCCTGGCCGGCCGCAAGGGGGTCGTCGTTCGATCGATGACAAGGGAGGATTTCCCCCGTTTTCATGCGATGAACGAGGAAACCAGCCTGCGAGATAGTTTTCCCGTGCACCATCCGACCTACTACGAGACGGCTTTTGAGCTCTTTGAGCCGGTCGGCCAATCGAACTGGCTGCTGGCTGAGTTCGAAGGGCAACCCCTGGCAGCAATCGTCCTCTTCGCCCTGGGTGGCAAGAGCTGGTACATGTGGGGAGCCAGCAGCAATCGAGAGCGCAAACGGATGCCAAATCATGCCTTGCAGTGGGCGGGCATGCAGTGGGCCGCCGGCAAGGACTGTTCGATCTACGACTTCTGGGGTATTCCTGATGAGATCGGCGTTGACCCTGAACAATGGTCCACAAACTACGTCAATCAACAAGGTGACCTGTGGGGCGTCTATCGCTTCAAACAGGGGTTTGGCGGCCAGATTGTGCGCATGACCGGCGCGTGGGATTTGACACTGTCATCTGCCGGCTACAGGCTCTATCGTCTGGGCCGCCGGATCAGGAATTAG
- a CDS encoding MraY family glycosyltransferase, which translates to MTLYLLLLAVAILLALILTPLAGRLGHRFGLVDRPGGRRAHRGVIPRTGGIALYAAFVVTILIALRLPENWLPISSDPDETTRLLGLLLGSTFAFVMGLVDDWRELSWRGQILVQLSAAGIAIVTLIFIERINNPFAVDAQIIFPDLIVWALTTFWFLGAMNTVNWLDGLDGLAAGVAAILCAVLVLHMLFRAVPPQLSVAILPLALLGATLGFLPWNFHPARVFMGSNGSYFLGFALAALGIIGGARMATVLMVLGLPIVDVAWLIWRRWRRGVSPGEGGRDHLHFRLQDLGIGQRQIVLGYYAFCAAFGLLALSIGPRIYKLLALMGMGLVVLAVLWWAERQEIAQTNSPP; encoded by the coding sequence ATGACCCTTTATCTGTTGCTTCTGGCTGTAGCCATCCTCCTAGCCTTGATTCTGACTCCCCTGGCCGGTCGGTTGGGCCACCGGTTCGGCCTGGTGGATCGCCCGGGTGGCCGTCGGGCCCATCGTGGCGTGATTCCACGCACAGGTGGAATCGCGCTTTATGCCGCCTTTGTCGTTACCATCCTGATCGCACTGCGCTTGCCAGAGAATTGGCTACCCATCTCCAGCGATCCCGACGAAACAACGCGGCTGTTGGGTCTTCTTTTGGGTAGCACCTTTGCATTTGTCATGGGCCTGGTCGATGACTGGCGGGAACTCAGTTGGCGGGGACAGATTCTGGTGCAGTTGAGCGCGGCAGGTATCGCCATTGTCACGCTGATATTCATCGAACGGATCAACAACCCCTTCGCCGTCGACGCGCAGATCATCTTCCCCGATCTGATCGTCTGGGCCCTGACCACCTTCTGGTTTCTGGGAGCCATGAATACCGTCAACTGGCTGGATGGCCTGGATGGATTGGCAGCCGGTGTGGCCGCGATCCTCTGTGCGGTTCTGGTCCTGCACATGCTGTTTCGAGCGGTGCCACCCCAACTCTCAGTGGCGATTCTGCCGCTGGCATTGTTGGGTGCTACCCTGGGCTTTTTACCCTGGAATTTCCATCCGGCCCGGGTGTTCATGGGCAGCAACGGATCCTATTTCCTGGGCTTTGCCCTGGCCGCGCTGGGTATTATTGGAGGCGCCAGAATGGCAACGGTCCTGATGGTGCTGGGATTGCCCATTGTGGATGTAGCATGGTTGATCTGGCGCCGCTGGCGGCGGGGGGTCTCGCCAGGCGAGGGTGGACGGGATCATCTGCATTTTCGCCTGCAGGATCTGGGTATTGGGCAGCGGCAAATCGTCCTGGGGTATTACGCTTTCTGCGCAGCCTTTGGACTGCTGGCTCTCAGCATCGGCCCTCGCATCTACAAGCTCCTGGCATTGATGGGGATGGGACTCGTAGTCCTGGCCGTGCTCTGGTGGGCAGAGCGCCAGGAGATCGCGCAGACAAACAGCCCACCGTAG
- the dnaK gene encoding molecular chaperone DnaK: MSKIVGIDLGTTNSVVAIVENGDGVVIPNAEGGRTTPSVVAFTKNGERLVGQTARRQAVVNPENTISSIKRFMGRRADEVADEPVSFEIKEGPSGDARVHIPLKNKTYSPQEISAMTLGKLKADAEAYLGEPVTQAVITVPAYFNDSQRQATKDAGKIAGLEVMRIINEPTAAALAYGLDKKESQTILVFDLGGGTFDVSVLEVGDGVVEVKATAGDTHLGGDDYDQLIVNWIADEFKTQEGIDLKADRQALQRLKEAGEKAKIELSSTMETEVNLPFITADAGGPKHLQMRLTRSKFEQLSDELTARLRAPFEAALNDADLSTSEIDEVVLVGGSSRMPMVQELVREVTGGKEPHKGVNPDEVVAVGAALQGGVLQGDVKDILLLDVTPLTLGIETLGGVATPIIERNTTVPVRKSQTFSTAENNQTAVTVQVLQGERPMASDNASLGQFNLEGLPPAPRGLPQIEVTFDIDANGILHVSAQDKATGREQSVTITASTNLDSAEVDRMVREAEINKAADDRRRDLIQARNEGDSLAYSVERTLQEAGDKVDSADRQALEQLVGNLRQSLDGEDVTAIRSAMEQLQQASYRLSEQLYATPEAANGAAANGTNGHNSHANNGQPESDDVVEGEFRSV; the protein is encoded by the coding sequence ATGAGTAAGATTGTTGGTATCGATCTGGGTACAACCAACTCGGTAGTCGCCATCGTCGAAAACGGCGATGGGGTAGTTATCCCTAATGCCGAGGGCGGTCGCACGACCCCCTCCGTGGTCGCATTCACCAAGAACGGCGAGCGGTTGGTGGGCCAGACGGCCCGGCGCCAGGCCGTGGTGAATCCAGAAAACACCATTTCCAGCATCAAGCGCTTCATGGGTCGACGAGCCGATGAGGTCGCTGATGAGCCTGTATCGTTTGAGATCAAGGAAGGTCCCTCGGGTGACGCCCGGGTTCACATTCCACTGAAAAACAAAACCTATTCGCCGCAGGAAATCAGCGCCATGACCCTGGGCAAGCTCAAGGCCGACGCCGAGGCTTACCTGGGTGAACCGGTCACCCAAGCAGTGATCACGGTTCCGGCCTACTTCAACGACAGCCAGCGCCAGGCTACCAAGGATGCTGGCAAGATTGCCGGCCTGGAAGTCATGCGCATCATCAACGAGCCCACAGCCGCAGCCCTGGCCTACGGACTGGACAAAAAAGAAAGTCAGACGATCCTGGTCTTCGACCTCGGTGGCGGTACCTTCGATGTCTCAGTTCTGGAGGTTGGCGACGGTGTGGTCGAGGTTAAGGCCACTGCGGGCGACACCCACCTGGGTGGCGATGACTACGACCAGTTGATCGTGAACTGGATCGCCGACGAGTTCAAGACGCAGGAAGGCATCGACCTAAAGGCCGATCGCCAGGCACTGCAACGGCTCAAGGAAGCGGGCGAAAAGGCCAAGATTGAGCTCTCCAGCACTATGGAGACCGAGGTCAACCTGCCCTTCATCACCGCCGATGCCGGTGGGCCCAAGCATCTTCAGATGCGGCTGACCCGCAGCAAGTTCGAGCAGTTGAGCGACGAACTGACCGCCAGGCTGCGCGCCCCCTTTGAGGCGGCGCTGAACGACGCCGACCTGTCGACCAGTGAGATCGACGAGGTGGTCCTGGTCGGTGGTTCGAGCCGGATGCCCATGGTTCAGGAACTGGTTCGAGAGGTTACCGGAGGCAAGGAGCCCCACAAGGGCGTCAACCCGGATGAGGTAGTCGCAGTTGGAGCAGCCCTGCAGGGCGGAGTCCTTCAGGGTGACGTAAAGGACATATTGCTCCTGGACGTAACGCCATTGACCCTGGGTATCGAGACCCTCGGTGGGGTGGCAACGCCCATCATCGAGCGCAATACTACCGTGCCAGTGCGCAAGAGCCAGACTTTCAGCACCGCTGAAAACAACCAGACGGCTGTGACCGTTCAGGTGCTGCAAGGCGAGCGCCCGATGGCGTCTGACAACGCCAGCCTCGGCCAGTTCAACCTTGAGGGCCTCCCGCCTGCGCCCCGCGGCCTGCCGCAGATCGAAGTGACCTTCGACATCGATGCCAACGGCATTCTGCATGTCAGCGCTCAGGACAAGGCCACCGGCCGGGAACAAAGCGTAACTATCACTGCGTCCACAAACCTGGACAGCGCCGAGGTGGATCGCATGGTCCGGGAAGCCGAGATCAACAAGGCTGCCGATGACCGGCGCCGCGACCTGATCCAGGCCCGCAACGAGGGTGACAGCCTCGCCTACAGCGTGGAGCGAACCCTGCAAGAAGCGGGAGACAAGGTCGATAGCGCGGATCGCCAGGCGCTGGAACAGTTGGTCGGTAACTTGCGCCAGAGTCTGGACGGCGAAGACGTGACGGCAATCCGCAGCGCGATGGAGCAGCTTCAGCAAGCCAGCTACCGGCTGAGCGAGCAGTTGTATGCCACTCCCGAGGCCGCTAACGGCGCAGCCGCCAACGGGACGAACGGACACAACAGCCATGCGAACAATGGCCAGCCTGAATCGGACGACGTTGTCGAAGGTGAGTTCCGCTCGGTCTAA
- a CDS encoding zinc metallopeptidase yields the protein MMFFFDPVYFLMLIPAFLLALWAQSKVKSTYKKYLQVPNAKGITGLQAANQLMAAQGLHLDVEGTPGELSDHYDPRSKTLRLSPGVANQASVASVAIVAHELGHAMQDKTGYMPLKLRGAIVPAVRLSPMIAYGLFFAGMMFASTTLSNLGIVVFSLTVVFALITLPVEFNASRRGLTMLESYGLLDNAEMKGAKSVLQAASLTYVAMAVQSLLTLVYLLGRRRR from the coding sequence ATGATGTTCTTTTTTGATCCGGTATATTTTTTGATGTTGATACCGGCGTTTCTCCTGGCCCTGTGGGCGCAGTCCAAGGTAAAATCAACCTACAAAAAGTACCTGCAGGTCCCCAATGCAAAAGGAATCACCGGTTTGCAGGCCGCCAACCAGCTGATGGCGGCCCAGGGCCTTCACCTGGATGTGGAAGGCACTCCGGGAGAACTTTCGGATCATTACGATCCCAGGAGTAAAACGCTGCGGCTGTCGCCCGGCGTCGCCAATCAAGCTTCGGTGGCATCGGTTGCCATTGTGGCCCATGAGCTTGGCCACGCCATGCAGGACAAGACTGGTTACATGCCGTTGAAGTTGCGCGGCGCTATCGTGCCAGCGGTGCGACTCAGTCCAATGATCGCCTACGGCCTGTTTTTTGCAGGAATGATGTTTGCCAGTACCACGCTGTCCAATTTGGGCATTGTTGTCTTTTCGCTGACAGTCGTTTTTGCCCTGATCACGCTGCCGGTCGAGTTTAACGCCAGCCGTCGTGGCCTCACTATGCTGGAGAGTTATGGCCTGCTGGACAATGCAGAGATGAAAGGGGCCAAGTCGGTACTGCAAGCAGCCTCCCTGACCTATGTGGCGATGGCCGTCCAGTCTCTGCTTACTCTGGTCTACCTGTTGGGCCGTCGCAGGCGATAG
- a CDS encoding trypsin-like peptidase domain-containing protein: MQSNQRGPVLVIALLAGSIFLCLCLAVGAVAVGQMANNMVAAPPAPVQINRLPTSTPPAAKTNQPAATPSINTPVEPAVNAPSVIIEVEPGADVESQILRAVYRKVNPSVVKVVSLGNGQLGGMDEDELFPQGQGSGFVWDASGLIVTNAHVVTGADGVQIVFLDDRVTIGQVLGADPNSDLAVIEINPEGFNLQAVERGNIDDVQVGDRAIAIGAPFDFAGSMTSGTISGLGRSIRSLNMRYTIPEVIQTDAPINPGNSGGPLLNSRGQIIGINAQIRTEGDIRANSGVGFAIPIYIAERVVPALAAGTTYEHPFIGVSGQTYSPEWSDALGFSRDVKGAYVTEALDGYPADLAGLVGAHNDTDVVIGIDMLSGEPVHLRSGGDLITGINDRPVERFDDLLIYLFRFASPGDVVQLTTLRADGSQVVIPVELGVRPGR, translated from the coding sequence ATGCAGTCCAACCAACGTGGCCCGGTTCTCGTTATTGCCCTCCTGGCAGGGTCCATCTTTCTTTGCCTGTGCCTCGCCGTCGGTGCCGTAGCCGTTGGCCAGATGGCCAACAACATGGTCGCGGCGCCGCCAGCGCCGGTCCAGATCAACCGGCTTCCTACTTCCACCCCTCCGGCGGCAAAAACGAACCAGCCCGCAGCGACGCCCAGCATCAACACGCCGGTTGAGCCTGCAGTTAACGCCCCATCGGTGATTATCGAGGTGGAACCCGGTGCGGATGTCGAATCACAGATTCTTCGAGCAGTCTATCGCAAGGTGAATCCATCAGTCGTCAAGGTCGTCAGTCTCGGCAATGGGCAGCTGGGCGGCATGGACGAGGACGAGCTTTTCCCCCAGGGCCAGGGCTCCGGTTTCGTCTGGGATGCTTCCGGGTTGATCGTGACCAATGCCCACGTGGTCACCGGCGCTGACGGCGTTCAGATTGTCTTTCTCGACGACCGTGTCACCATAGGCCAGGTGTTGGGAGCCGATCCAAACAGTGATTTGGCGGTGATCGAGATCAATCCCGAGGGTTTCAATCTGCAGGCTGTCGAGCGAGGCAACATCGATGACGTACAGGTTGGCGATCGGGCAATTGCCATCGGCGCGCCCTTCGACTTCGCGGGCTCCATGACCTCGGGCACCATCAGTGGCCTTGGTCGAAGCATTCGCTCTTTGAACATGCGATACACCATTCCCGAGGTAATTCAAACCGATGCGCCTATTAATCCGGGCAACTCCGGTGGACCGCTGCTGAATTCACGGGGCCAGATCATTGGCATCAATGCGCAGATCCGCACCGAAGGAGACATCCGGGCGAATTCAGGGGTAGGCTTCGCTATTCCAATCTATATCGCCGAAAGGGTCGTGCCGGCCCTGGCCGCCGGGACCACCTACGAACACCCCTTCATTGGCGTCTCCGGTCAGACTTACTCACCAGAATGGTCGGATGCCCTGGGCTTTTCCCGCGACGTCAAGGGGGCTTATGTCACCGAAGCTCTTGATGGCTACCCGGCAGACCTGGCCGGTCTGGTGGGAGCCCACAACGACACCGATGTTGTCATCGGTATCGATATGTTGAGCGGTGAACCGGTCCACCTTCGCTCCGGCGGCGACCTGATCACTGGCATCAATGATCGTCCCGTCGAGCGCTTCGATGATTTGCTGATCTACCTGTTCCGCTTTGCTTCCCCAGGTGACGTGGTTCAGTTGACTACACTTCGGGCGGATGGCTCTCAGGTCGTGATACCGGTGGAATTAGGAGTGCGCCCCGGCCGGTAG
- a CDS encoding Trm112 family protein, whose translation MSPELLDILVCPEDKGPLVLSEDGKWLINPRNGYRYPIRKGIPVMLIEEGRNYRDVSLIVESV comes from the coding sequence GTGAGTCCGGAACTCCTGGACATCCTGGTGTGTCCCGAGGATAAAGGTCCTCTGGTGCTCTCCGAGGATGGAAAATGGCTCATCAATCCCCGCAACGGCTACCGCTACCCGATTCGGAAGGGCATCCCTGTGATGCTTATCGAAGAGGGTCGTAACTATCGGGACGTAAGCTTGATCGTGGAATCTGTTTAG
- a CDS encoding CinA family protein, translating to MESFQLANRIADFLHREGLSLALAESCTGGLVGDHITDVPGSSEVFLGGAIVYSNQAKMTLLGVHAATLDARGAVSPECAAEMALGARRLFETDLAVSVTGIAGPGGGTEDKPLGLTFLHLSAPDAEIGRKAVWKGNRRANKLSSAREALQLLLDYLEARQNDEPNR from the coding sequence ATGGAAAGCTTTCAGTTAGCAAACAGAATTGCTGATTTTCTACACAGAGAGGGATTATCGCTGGCACTGGCTGAGTCATGTACCGGTGGTCTTGTTGGAGATCATATTACCGATGTGCCCGGCAGTTCCGAGGTTTTCCTGGGCGGAGCCATCGTTTACAGCAACCAGGCGAAGATGACCTTGCTGGGCGTACACGCAGCAACTTTGGATGCCCGGGGCGCCGTTAGCCCCGAGTGTGCTGCCGAGATGGCTCTGGGCGCACGCCGGCTCTTTGAGACCGACCTGGCTGTAAGTGTCACCGGAATCGCCGGTCCGGGCGGCGGCACGGAAGACAAACCCCTGGGCTTAACCTTCCTGCACCTGTCGGCGCCCGACGCAGAGATCGGTAGAAAAGCAGTCTGGAAGGGTAACCGCCGGGCAAACAAGCTCAGTTCAGCCCGGGAAGCGCTCCAGTTACTGTTGGATTATCTGGAGGCGCGGCAAAACGACGAGCCAAACCGCTGA
- a CDS encoding trypsin-like peptidase domain-containing protein, translated as MPTSAPEPTPTPIIIIQTPTPVSDLDVAERRIIEVYQEVNPAVVHITAQLLRPDFFFGVHPQEGTGSGFVFDRDGHIITNYHVVENASEIMVSFHEGMDLPGQIIGTDPPNDLAVLQIDQLPPDVEPIPLGDSGELQVGQRAIAIGNPFGQFERTLTVGVISAVNRTLILDEEQVLRGVIQTDASINRGNSGGPLLDSSGRLIGINTAIFSPSGTSAGVGLAIPVNKLKRVAPSLIADGNYPHPWLGIERLGYPLFPELAQGLKLPVERGLLIAQIFRNSPAVRAGIQTATDEVIFGRRRLLIGGDILTDIDGIPLTSWEDLEAYLDEKTEVGQTITLTLWRQTERLEIRVELDEEPM; from the coding sequence ATGCCGACTTCTGCACCTGAACCCACCCCCACGCCGATCATCATCATTCAGACTCCCACTCCGGTATCCGACCTGGATGTGGCAGAGCGACGGATCATCGAGGTCTATCAGGAAGTCAATCCTGCGGTCGTCCACATCACGGCCCAGCTCCTGCGGCCCGACTTTTTCTTTGGCGTCCATCCCCAGGAAGGCACCGGTTCAGGGTTCGTCTTCGACAGGGATGGGCACATTATCACCAATTACCATGTGGTCGAGAATGCCAGTGAGATCATGGTCAGTTTTCACGAGGGCATGGATCTGCCTGGACAGATTATCGGTACTGATCCACCCAACGATCTGGCAGTGCTTCAAATCGATCAACTGCCGCCCGATGTCGAGCCGATCCCTCTGGGAGATTCTGGCGAGCTTCAGGTAGGGCAGCGCGCAATCGCAATCGGCAATCCCTTCGGCCAATTTGAAAGGACCCTGACGGTTGGCGTCATCAGTGCTGTCAACCGTACCTTGATTCTGGATGAGGAACAGGTACTGCGGGGAGTCATCCAGACCGATGCCTCCATCAATCGGGGCAACTCTGGCGGGCCCCTGTTGGACAGCAGCGGACGGTTGATCGGGATCAATACTGCGATCTTTTCTCCCAGCGGGACCTCAGCGGGAGTAGGGTTGGCGATTCCTGTCAACAAACTCAAGCGGGTCGCGCCAAGTTTGATTGCCGATGGCAACTACCCCCACCCGTGGCTCGGTATCGAGCGTTTGGGCTACCCGTTGTTTCCGGAACTGGCACAAGGACTGAAGCTGCCGGTAGAGCGGGGATTGTTGATCGCCCAAATCTTTCGAAACAGCCCAGCGGTGCGGGCTGGCATTCAAACAGCGACCGATGAAGTGATTTTTGGCAGGCGGCGTCTTCTAATCGGCGGCGACATTTTGACCGATATCGACGGTATTCCTCTGACAAGCTGGGAAGACCTCGAAGCCTATCTGGACGAAAAAACTGAAGTGGGGCAAACGATAACATTGACACTCTGGCGCCAGACCGAAAGGCTGGAGATCAGGGTCGAGTTGGACGAGGAGCCGATGTAG